From the Desulfofundulus luciae genome, the window TGGTTTTATAGTTGCAGAATGTCCGGTTATACCAGGATGTATCTCCCAGGGCAGAACAGAGGAAGAAGCCCTGGCAAATATCAAAGAAGCAATTGAACTTTGCCTTGAAGTCAGGAAGGAAGCTGGCTTGCCCTTAACGCTACCTCTCCGTGAAATAGAGGTGGCCATCTAATATGGCTTCCCTTCCTGTAGTTTCAGGTAGGCGTGCTGTTCGCGCTTTTGAAAAGGCCGGCTGGAAAATTGCCCGGCAAAGAGGCAGTCATATTATTATGGTTAAAGCAGGTATGCTGGCAACGCTATCAATCCCCAATCACAAAATTTTGGATCGTGGCCTGCTGCGTAGTTTGATTCGCAAGGCTGAAATGTCCGTTGATGAGTTTATCCAATTGTTGGATTAATCTTTTAGGTCTACCAGGG encodes:
- a CDS encoding type II toxin-antitoxin system HicB family antitoxin → MRLPVTLYPGEDGFIVAECPVIPGCISQGRTEEEALANIKEAIELCLEVRKEAGLPLTLPLREIEVAI
- a CDS encoding type II toxin-antitoxin system HicA family toxin encodes the protein MASLPVVSGRRAVRAFEKAGWKIARQRGSHIIMVKAGMLATLSIPNHKILDRGLLRSLIRKAEMSVDEFIQLLD